One window of Phoenix dactylifera cultivar Barhee BC4 chromosome 5, palm_55x_up_171113_PBpolish2nd_filt_p, whole genome shotgun sequence genomic DNA carries:
- the LOC103716599 gene encoding cytochrome P450 86B1-like, whose translation MSSSHHTTLFLQILSEVPFGALLLALSTFVIIHSLSQRRRHGLAVWPVLGMLPSLLVGVRGNAYEWVTGVLVRTNGTFTFQGPWLSNLQCVVTANPDNLKYILKTKFANFPKGEYIQGIVRDMLGHGIFSTDGEAWRRHRKRSSLQFHSAELRAAMAKSVIQLTHSRLLPVLESLVDIPFDLQDVLLRLTFDNVCMIALGTDPGCLSLGLPEMPFADAFENMTEAIALRFITPTALWKAMNYLGVGGEGKLKRSLKRADEFAYEVIRRRKAELSSLPGEKSGSDLLAVFLRLKDENGNAFPDKFLRDLCMNFVLAGRDTSSVALAWFFWLLDQNPEVEEEILAEVRRIVEERGYDGNGEGENSLVFRPEEVKRMEYLQAALSEALRLHPSVPVDFKEVTEDEVFPDGTALKKGIKVMYSLYSMGRMESIWGKDCREFRPERWLKEGRFVSEPWCKFPAFNGGPRVCLGKDFAYYQMKFVVASIICRYHVKVVQNHPVVPKLALTAYMKHGLKVILEKR comes from the exons ATGAGCTCCAGCCACCACACCACCCTCTTCCTCCAGATCCTGTCAGAGGTCCCATTTGGAGCTTTGCTCTTAGCCTTATCCACTTTTGTAATCATCCACTCCCTTAGCCAGCGGAGGCGCCACGGCCTTGCCGTATGGCCTGTCCTTGGGATGCTTCCCTCGCTGCTCGTCGGCGTTCGAGGCAACGCCTACGAGTGGGTCACCGGCGTGCTTGTTCGAACAAATGGCACGTTCACCTTCCAAGGCCCATGGCTCAGCAACCTTCAGTGTGTCGTGACCGCCAACCCCGACAACCTCAAGTACATTCTTAAGACCAAGTTCGCCAACTTTCCCAAGGGGGAGTACATCCAGGGCATCGTCCGCGACATGCTCGGGCACGGCATCTTCAGCACCGATGGCGAGGCATGGCGCCGCCACAGGAAGAGATCGAGCCTTCAGTTCCACTCGGCGGAGCTCCGAGCCGCCATGGCCAAATCTGTCATTCAGCTCACTCACTCGAGGCTTCTACCGGTGCTTGAGTCCTTGGTCGACATCCCATTCGACCTACAGGACGTGCTGCTTAGGCTGACATTCGACAATGTCTGCATGATTGCCTTGGGCACCGATCCGGGCTGCCTGAGTCTCGGGCTTCCAGAGATGCCCTTCGCCGACGCCTTTGAGAACATGACAGAGGCCATTGCCCTCCGGTTTATAACCCCAACCGCCTTGTGGAAGGCTATGAACTACCTTGGCGTTGGGGGTGAAGGGAAGCTCAAGAGGTCGCTGAAGCGAGCTGATGAATTTGCCTACGAGGTGATTCGGAGGAGGAAGGCAGAGCTATCATCGTTACCGGGTGAGAAGTCTGGGTCTGATCTCTTGGCAGTGTTTTTGAGGCTCAAGGATGAGAATGGGAATGCATTCCCTGATAAGTTCCTGAGGGATCTCTGCATGAATTTTGTACTGGCAGGGAGGGACACGTCGTCCGTGGCTTTGGCTTGGTTTTTCTGGTTGTTGGACCAGAATCCGGAGGTGGAGGAAGAAATCCTTGCAGAGGTTAGAAGAATAGTGGAGGAGAGAGGATATGACGGCAATGGGGAAGGAGAGAATTCTTTGGTATTTAGGCCAGAGGAGGTGAAGAGGATGGAGTATCTGCAGGCAGCTCTGTCAGAGGCTTTAAGGCTGCACCCATCGGTGCCGGTGGATTTCAAAGAG GTGACAGAAGATGAAGTATTTCCCGATGGGACCGCACTGAAGAAAGGAATTAAGGTGATGTACTCGCTCTACTCCATGGGGAGAATGGAGAGCATATGGGGGAAAGACTGCAGGGAATTCAGGCCGGAAAGATGGCTCAAAGAAGGGCGGTTTGTGAGCGAACCTTGGTGCAAGTTCCCGGCCTTCAATGGTGGACCAAGAGTGTGCTTGGGGAAGGACTTCGCATACTATCAGATGAAGTTTGTTGTGGCTTCCATCATCTGCCGCTATCATGTCAAGGTAGTTCAAAACCATCCGGTGGTCCCAAAACTGGCGCTGACTGCATACATGAAGCATGGATTAAAGGTGATACTTGAGAAAAGATAA